Proteins encoded by one window of Sorangium aterium:
- a CDS encoding L,D-transpeptidase has translation MGALLSSGKPHGARRAARLALCLAHLAALTAAACGCRKPADASADAGAAAPAGDAGADAAPSALTATEGQAAPAAPAASAWPPSDKPLLGVTAFVATVYKEPRDTSKKLGYLRVGSRVPRSAEPAGTAGCPGGWYAIEPHGYLCVGEEATLDLNDPILKAAGPGPNLRTALPYRYAFVRAVLPLYLRVPTAEEQRKSEFKLDEHLSWFEENKATVQRVVLGANDVAIDARGVPLAGKQLGELGLGKNSLEIGEGALLGGEGDGDPIPFWLEGGKRLIRNISDFKVPDYAVFADRARRFTGLSLIGSFTTGPESLSRRFAITTDLRLAPATKIKPDTGSPWHGVELTDALTLPLAFVRARSARDVQIQGDKATPGKELPFRDIVPLTGRMRRIEGVKYYRTRDQRYVSQLDVGLAVAPSAWPEVAEKGEKWIEVSITHQTLVLWEGKRPVYATLVSTGQAGVADPKTTTATVRGIFRIRNKHITATMDSNESSSVGGRAETTADAPSASRGAKPEKGGSSKERSSKKPGASAAAKPAAGEKVVPRKGDGEYGVTRRRGEGTYALKDVPYIQYFASGYALHAAYWHDVFGTPRSHGCINLSPIDAHRLFLWTDPPVPPGWHAINTGEELGEGTTVIVHE, from the coding sequence ATGGGCGCCCTGCTGTCCTCCGGGAAGCCTCACGGTGCGCGGCGCGCGGCGCGCCTCGCTCTCTGTCTCGCTCACCTCGCGGCGCTCACGGCCGCGGCGTGCGGCTGTCGCAAGCCCGCGGACGCCTCCGCGGACGCGGGGGCCGCGGCCCCTGCCGGCGACGCGGGCGCCGACGCGGCCCCCTCGGCGCTCACAGCGACCGAGGGGCAGGCCGCGCCTGCGGCGCCCGCGGCGTCCGCGTGGCCGCCGAGCGACAAACCGCTGCTCGGCGTGACGGCCTTCGTGGCGACCGTCTACAAGGAGCCGCGCGACACGTCGAAGAAGCTCGGGTACCTGCGCGTCGGCTCCAGGGTGCCCCGCTCCGCCGAGCCCGCCGGCACCGCGGGCTGTCCGGGCGGCTGGTATGCGATCGAGCCCCACGGCTACCTCTGCGTTGGCGAGGAGGCGACGCTCGACCTGAACGACCCGATCCTCAAGGCCGCCGGCCCTGGGCCGAACCTGAGGACCGCGCTCCCGTACCGGTACGCCTTCGTCCGCGCGGTGCTGCCGCTCTACCTGCGCGTCCCCACCGCCGAGGAGCAGCGCAAATCGGAGTTCAAGCTCGACGAGCACCTGTCGTGGTTCGAGGAGAACAAGGCGACCGTGCAGCGGGTCGTCCTCGGCGCGAACGACGTGGCGATCGACGCGCGCGGCGTGCCGCTTGCTGGCAAGCAGCTCGGCGAGCTCGGCCTTGGGAAGAACTCGCTCGAGATCGGCGAGGGCGCGCTGCTCGGCGGGGAAGGGGACGGCGACCCGATCCCGTTCTGGCTCGAGGGCGGCAAGCGCCTCATCCGCAACATCAGCGACTTCAAGGTCCCGGACTACGCGGTCTTCGCCGATCGCGCGCGGCGCTTCACGGGGCTGTCGCTGATCGGATCGTTCACGACCGGACCGGAGTCGCTGAGCCGGCGGTTCGCGATCACGACCGATCTCCGGCTCGCGCCTGCGACGAAGATCAAGCCCGACACCGGCTCTCCCTGGCACGGCGTCGAGCTGACCGACGCGCTCACGCTGCCGCTCGCCTTCGTCCGCGCGCGGAGCGCCCGCGACGTCCAGATCCAGGGCGACAAGGCGACGCCGGGCAAGGAGCTGCCGTTCCGGGACATCGTCCCGCTGACCGGCAGGATGCGCCGGATCGAGGGCGTGAAGTACTACCGCACCCGGGATCAGCGGTACGTGAGCCAGCTCGACGTCGGGCTCGCGGTCGCGCCGTCCGCGTGGCCGGAGGTCGCCGAGAAGGGCGAGAAGTGGATCGAGGTGTCGATCACGCACCAGACGCTGGTCCTCTGGGAGGGCAAGCGCCCGGTCTACGCCACGCTGGTCTCGACCGGCCAGGCCGGGGTGGCCGATCCCAAGACCACGACCGCGACGGTGCGCGGCATCTTCCGGATCCGCAACAAGCACATCACGGCGACGATGGACTCGAACGAGTCGTCGAGCGTCGGCGGCCGCGCGGAGACGACCGCCGACGCGCCGTCGGCCTCGCGCGGCGCGAAGCCGGAGAAGGGCGGCTCCTCGAAGGAGCGCTCCTCGAAGAAGCCGGGCGCGAGCGCTGCGGCGAAGCCCGCGGCAGGCGAGAAGGTGGTCCCCCGGAAGGGCGACGGGGAGTACGGCGTGACGCGGCGCCGCGGCGAGGGGACCTATGCCCTCAAGGACGTGCCGTACATCCAGTACTTCGCGAGCGGCTACGCGCTCCACGCCGCGTACTGGCACGACGTCTTCGGCACGCCGCGCAGCCACGGCTGCATCAACCTGTCACCCATCGACGCCCACCGGCTCTTTCTTTGGACCGATCCCCCGGTGCCGCCCGGATGGCACGCCATCAACACAGGCGAAGAGCTGGGCGAAGGAACGACGGTCATCGTGCACGAGTAA
- a CDS encoding serine/threonine-protein kinase: MQASDPFGWVGSIIDGQFAVEALAGEGAFGVVYRARHLGFDAPVAVKCLKIPAGLSPDQQDGFLAKFREEARLLHQLSRRTMGIVQALDIGAAAAPKGPWTPYIVMEWLEGETLEQDLKRRSAEKLPPRSLGDAIRLLAPVASALAVAHDENVSHRDVKPANLFLLGDRMKVLDFGLAKVFSETPTFAEALVQTGRTFRAFTPQYGAPEQFSPRFGATGPWTDVYAMALILVEVASGQPALSGGDVIQLFVASSDEAIRPSFRSRGVNANADVEAVLGRALAINPSQRFHNLGEMWAALEAAHRSSIVVVARDTLRAPAFGPSDTNDDADGLLDLATVHLPPLPPPPALSVPPPSLPPSSRSWLAPDSSGMRGSVSSDRGSPRTRAALPFEGGEHRICTVLFADLSEATALSSRLDPEDVKDVVDRCYQELAEHVEQMHGIVERPIGGRVMAVFGVPRSTDSDAERAIVAALGAQAAIPRLALPRAARSVRLSVRFGIATGRAFVGAGGSARQDLAVIGDAVDGAGRLQQLAPRGAIVIGRDTHRLVLGRFHVEPIDAGAGAVRAPAAPPASTAHGAAQPIYRVLGEAPLHHAFAPPDFHGLSTRLVGRGAEMQRLCDLVETAFHERRPRLITLVGAPGVGRTRMLAELFAGLRDGGAGGGAPSSERGYALAPPGELLTLSAQCSALAQESSYGLAGALLRRWFGIHEADPAQVILRKLRRGLRWIRLRAARARVRAEREAAGAGARAAALGGASPIVTRASSVPLRGPISSTVSGRRGAGAARYEDDDELDPSPSLSRPSGGSDLEEILARLAAILGARPAPAGLLEAAARGSVLARRRIASALVLLVTFALERTPMVIVCDDLQWADDATLDLVEELVAHAEGLPLCMVCTARPELYERRPDWGVGKEAYVRVDASPLARRHAEEMIRDRLRGASALDLELVRAIAERSEGNPRTVEETLHLLVDAGAIEAQEGAWHVRDDALSALSLPPAVHGVVQARLDRLDEAARGLLAQAAVVGRTFWEGAVERLRNDAPQARSPMSSERILAELQDLDPPFSVRHGGSASTAELLARLCERQLIRLRSPASFPGEREYVFVEQATCEVAYEMLSLKIRRRIHLLVADWIEHRAPNAAARDEGAALLAHHYERGGDLRAAAAAYDRAAAHATAIGEGAAAARHAARARELHDELAADDA, from the coding sequence ATGCAGGCCAGCGACCCGTTCGGCTGGGTGGGGTCGATCATCGACGGCCAGTTCGCCGTCGAGGCGCTGGCGGGCGAGGGAGCGTTCGGCGTCGTCTACCGGGCCCGGCACCTCGGCTTCGATGCGCCGGTCGCCGTCAAATGTCTCAAGATCCCCGCGGGTCTAAGCCCTGACCAGCAGGACGGCTTCCTCGCCAAGTTCCGCGAGGAGGCGCGCCTGCTCCACCAGCTCTCGCGCCGGACGATGGGCATCGTCCAGGCGCTCGACATCGGCGCTGCCGCGGCTCCGAAGGGGCCCTGGACGCCGTACATCGTCATGGAGTGGCTGGAGGGCGAGACGCTCGAGCAGGATCTCAAGCGCCGCAGCGCCGAGAAGCTCCCGCCGAGGAGCCTCGGCGACGCGATCCGGCTCCTCGCGCCGGTCGCCTCCGCGCTCGCCGTCGCCCACGACGAGAACGTGTCTCACCGCGACGTCAAGCCGGCCAACCTGTTCCTGCTCGGCGACCGCATGAAGGTGCTCGACTTCGGGCTCGCCAAGGTCTTCTCGGAGACGCCGACGTTCGCAGAGGCGCTCGTCCAGACGGGACGAACGTTCCGCGCCTTCACGCCGCAGTACGGCGCGCCGGAGCAGTTCAGCCCGCGGTTCGGCGCCACGGGGCCCTGGACCGACGTCTATGCGATGGCCCTCATCCTCGTCGAGGTCGCGAGCGGTCAGCCCGCCCTCTCGGGCGGCGACGTCATCCAGCTCTTCGTCGCCTCGAGCGACGAGGCGATCCGGCCGAGCTTCCGTTCCCGCGGGGTGAACGCGAACGCCGACGTCGAGGCGGTCCTCGGCCGCGCGCTCGCGATCAACCCCTCGCAGCGGTTCCACAACCTCGGCGAGATGTGGGCCGCCCTGGAGGCCGCCCACCGCTCCAGCATCGTCGTGGTGGCGCGCGACACCCTGCGCGCGCCCGCCTTCGGCCCGAGCGACACGAACGACGACGCGGACGGGCTGCTCGACCTCGCCACCGTCCACCTGCCGCCGCTGCCGCCGCCGCCGGCGCTGTCGGTCCCGCCGCCGTCGCTGCCGCCGTCGTCGAGGTCGTGGCTGGCGCCGGACAGCAGCGGGATGAGGGGGAGCGTGAGCTCCGATCGCGGCTCGCCGCGGACCCGGGCCGCGCTGCCGTTCGAGGGTGGAGAGCACCGGATCTGCACCGTCCTGTTCGCCGATCTGTCCGAGGCGACCGCGCTCTCGTCGCGGCTCGATCCCGAGGACGTCAAGGACGTCGTCGACCGCTGCTATCAGGAGCTCGCGGAGCACGTCGAGCAGATGCACGGGATCGTCGAGCGGCCGATCGGCGGGCGCGTCATGGCCGTCTTCGGCGTCCCTCGCTCGACCGACAGCGACGCCGAGCGGGCGATCGTCGCGGCGCTCGGCGCGCAGGCCGCGATCCCGCGCCTCGCGCTGCCGCGCGCCGCGCGATCGGTCCGCCTCTCGGTGCGGTTCGGGATCGCGACGGGGCGGGCCTTCGTCGGCGCGGGAGGCTCGGCGCGTCAGGACCTCGCCGTCATCGGCGACGCGGTCGACGGCGCGGGGCGCCTGCAGCAGCTCGCGCCGCGCGGCGCGATCGTGATCGGCCGCGACACCCACCGCCTCGTCCTCGGGCGCTTCCACGTCGAGCCGATCGACGCGGGCGCGGGTGCGGTCCGGGCGCCGGCGGCGCCTCCGGCGTCCACCGCTCACGGCGCGGCGCAGCCGATCTACCGCGTGCTCGGCGAGGCGCCGCTCCACCACGCGTTCGCGCCGCCCGATTTCCATGGGCTCTCGACGCGCCTCGTCGGGCGCGGCGCGGAGATGCAGCGCCTGTGTGATCTCGTCGAGACCGCCTTCCACGAGCGGCGGCCGCGCCTCATCACGCTGGTCGGCGCGCCCGGCGTGGGACGGACGCGGATGCTCGCAGAGCTCTTCGCGGGCCTCCGCGACGGCGGCGCCGGGGGCGGCGCGCCCTCCTCGGAGCGCGGGTACGCGCTCGCGCCGCCCGGGGAGCTGCTCACCCTCTCGGCGCAGTGCTCGGCGCTCGCGCAGGAGTCGAGCTATGGCCTGGCCGGCGCGCTGCTCCGCCGCTGGTTCGGGATCCACGAGGCCGATCCAGCCCAGGTCATCCTGCGCAAGCTGCGCCGCGGTCTGCGCTGGATCCGGCTGCGCGCCGCGCGCGCCCGCGTCCGCGCCGAGCGGGAGGCCGCCGGGGCGGGGGCCAGGGCCGCCGCGCTCGGGGGCGCGTCGCCCATCGTGACCCGCGCGTCGTCCGTCCCGCTCCGAGGGCCGATCAGCTCGACCGTCAGCGGGCGCAGGGGAGCCGGGGCGGCGCGGTACGAGGACGACGACGAGCTCGATCCGTCGCCCTCGCTGTCGAGGCCGAGCGGGGGGAGCGACCTCGAGGAGATCCTCGCCCGGCTGGCGGCGATCCTGGGCGCGCGGCCTGCGCCCGCAGGGCTGCTCGAGGCCGCGGCGCGCGGCAGCGTGCTGGCGAGGCGCCGGATCGCCTCCGCGCTCGTGCTGCTCGTCACCTTCGCCCTCGAGCGGACGCCGATGGTGATCGTGTGCGACGACCTGCAGTGGGCCGACGACGCGACGCTCGACCTCGTCGAGGAGCTCGTGGCGCACGCCGAGGGGCTGCCGCTCTGCATGGTGTGCACCGCGCGCCCCGAGCTCTACGAGCGCCGCCCCGACTGGGGCGTCGGGAAGGAAGCGTACGTCCGCGTCGACGCGTCACCGCTCGCGCGGCGGCACGCGGAGGAGATGATCCGGGATCGGCTCCGCGGCGCCTCCGCGCTCGATCTCGAGCTCGTGCGCGCGATCGCCGAGCGCTCCGAGGGCAACCCGCGAACCGTGGAGGAGACCCTCCACCTGCTCGTGGACGCCGGCGCCATCGAGGCCCAGGAGGGCGCGTGGCACGTCCGTGACGACGCGCTCAGCGCGCTGAGCCTGCCGCCGGCGGTGCACGGCGTGGTCCAGGCGCGCCTCGACCGCCTGGACGAGGCCGCGCGCGGCCTCCTCGCGCAGGCCGCGGTCGTCGGCCGGACCTTCTGGGAGGGCGCGGTCGAGCGGCTCCGGAACGACGCCCCGCAGGCGCGCTCGCCGATGTCGAGCGAGCGCATCCTCGCGGAGCTCCAGGATCTCGATCCGCCGTTCTCGGTGCGCCACGGCGGCAGCGCGTCCACCGCCGAGCTGCTCGCGCGCCTCTGCGAGCGCCAGCTGATCCGGCTCCGCTCCCCCGCGTCGTTCCCCGGCGAGCGCGAGTACGTGTTCGTGGAGCAGGCGACGTGCGAGGTCGCCTACGAGATGCTGAGCCTCAAGATCCGCCGGCGGATCCACCTGCTCGTCGCCGACTGGATCGAGCACCGCGCCCCGAACGCGGCGGCGCGCGACGAGGGCGCCGCCCTCCTCGCCCACCACTATGAGCGGGGCGGCGATCTGCGGGCGGCCGCGGCGGCGTACGACCGCGCCGCGGCGCACGCCACCGCGATCGGCGAGGGCGCCGCGGCGGCGCGCCACGCGGCGCGCGCCCGGGAGCTCCACGACGAGCTCGCGGCCGACGACGCGTAG
- a CDS encoding PAS domain S-box protein produces MSQPDLHRAAFEAAEDALLLLENGRVIDANPSAIRLLAGSADGLVGRELADLAPLLQPDGQASAEGLAQRLDAAGRGEPQRFRWLYRRPGGDFIQADTQIARLPLPDRAGPILRAVVREEDKEQRRLYALAVDMLGAATLDGRFKELSPSWERTLGFSRQELMARPYLEFIHPEDKARTLSETDTFSTGAQTITYENRFLCKDGSYRWLEWNAMLALDEGLVYFVARDVTRRKTAEIALRESEEKLRALYDGIPHHLVVVDKDARIVSVNRPSPGVREESIVGRSLYDFTAPEYHATVREALRTVLQEGGRASYEVVGLGANGGRAWYANHVSAIRGADEVTNALIVGENITERRRAEEQRRESEARFHAAVEASMDAFLTLASRRDDSEEISDFVITGLNARAATMLSMPREQLLGQRLSELVHSVEAGVLLARCLRGLRKGAPIEEEILLPAPTAQASRPGVWVHHQIVPIQGGVAVTMRDTTERKRLEDQLRQSIERLEVYAEELEGKNRMLAAENAERERTASVLRQQQEAIRALSTPIIQAWEGVLVLPIIGALDGVRATDIMEKLLGEIVRTQAHFAVLDLTGVEVADTPTVDHLFQVARAASLLGSRCLVSGISPGVAQAIVTLGSDARMLETFGALEDALRHALVVSGARLPNARGKAR; encoded by the coding sequence ATGAGCCAGCCTGATCTCCACCGCGCCGCGTTCGAGGCGGCCGAAGACGCGCTCCTCCTCCTGGAGAACGGCCGCGTGATCGACGCCAACCCGAGCGCGATCCGGCTGCTCGCCGGGTCCGCGGACGGCCTCGTCGGACGGGAGCTCGCGGACCTCGCGCCGCTCCTGCAGCCCGACGGACAGGCCTCCGCCGAAGGCCTCGCGCAGCGGCTCGACGCGGCGGGCCGGGGCGAGCCGCAGCGGTTTCGGTGGCTCTACCGGCGCCCAGGCGGGGACTTCATCCAGGCCGACACGCAGATCGCGCGGCTCCCCCTCCCCGACCGAGCAGGGCCGATCCTGCGCGCGGTCGTGCGCGAAGAGGACAAGGAGCAGCGGCGGCTCTACGCGCTCGCCGTCGACATGCTCGGCGCCGCGACGCTCGACGGGCGGTTCAAGGAGCTCAGCCCCTCGTGGGAGCGCACGCTCGGGTTCAGCCGCCAGGAGCTGATGGCGCGGCCCTACCTCGAGTTCATCCACCCCGAGGACAAGGCGCGCACCCTCTCGGAGACAGACACGTTCTCGACGGGCGCGCAGACGATCACCTACGAGAACCGCTTCCTCTGCAAGGACGGCTCGTACCGGTGGCTCGAGTGGAACGCGATGCTCGCGCTCGACGAGGGGCTCGTCTACTTCGTCGCCCGCGACGTTACGCGGCGCAAGACCGCCGAGATCGCGCTCCGTGAGTCCGAGGAGAAGCTGCGGGCGCTCTACGACGGCATCCCGCACCACCTGGTGGTCGTCGACAAGGACGCGCGCATCGTCTCGGTGAACCGGCCGTCTCCCGGGGTCCGGGAGGAGAGCATCGTCGGCCGGAGCCTCTACGATTTCACGGCGCCGGAGTACCACGCCACGGTGAGGGAGGCGCTCCGGACGGTGCTCCAGGAGGGGGGCCGCGCGAGCTACGAGGTGGTCGGCCTCGGGGCGAACGGCGGGCGGGCGTGGTACGCGAACCACGTCAGCGCGATCCGCGGGGCCGACGAGGTCACGAACGCGCTCATCGTGGGGGAGAACATCACCGAGCGCCGGCGCGCCGAGGAGCAGCGCCGGGAGAGCGAGGCGCGCTTCCACGCGGCCGTCGAGGCCAGCATGGACGCGTTCCTCACGCTGGCCTCCCGCCGCGACGACAGCGAGGAGATCTCCGATTTCGTGATCACGGGGCTCAACGCGCGCGCCGCGACGATGCTGTCGATGCCGCGCGAGCAGCTCCTCGGCCAGCGGCTCTCGGAGCTCGTCCACTCGGTCGAGGCCGGCGTCCTCCTCGCGAGGTGCCTGCGCGGCCTCCGGAAGGGGGCGCCGATCGAGGAGGAGATCCTCCTGCCCGCGCCGACCGCCCAGGCGTCGCGCCCGGGCGTCTGGGTGCACCATCAGATCGTGCCGATCCAGGGCGGCGTCGCCGTGACGATGCGGGACACCACCGAGCGCAAGCGGCTCGAAGATCAGCTGCGCCAGTCGATCGAGCGCCTCGAGGTGTACGCCGAGGAGCTGGAAGGCAAGAACCGGATGCTCGCCGCGGAGAACGCCGAACGCGAGCGGACCGCGAGCGTCCTGCGCCAGCAGCAGGAGGCGATCCGCGCGCTGTCGACGCCGATCATCCAGGCGTGGGAGGGCGTCCTCGTGCTGCCCATCATCGGCGCGCTCGACGGCGTCCGGGCCACGGACATCATGGAGAAGCTGCTCGGGGAGATCGTCCGCACGCAGGCCCACTTCGCCGTGCTCGATCTGACCGGCGTGGAGGTCGCGGACACGCCGACGGTCGACCACCTGTTCCAGGTGGCCCGGGCCGCGAGCCTGCTCGGCAGCCGCTGCCTCGTGTCGGGCATCTCCCCCGGGGTCGCGCAGGCCATCGTGACGCTGGGAAGCGACGCGCGGATGCTCGAGACCTTCGGCGCGCTCGAGGACGCCCTGCGCCACGCGCTGGTCGTGTCGGGCGCCCGGCTGCCGAACGCGCGCGGCAAGGCGCGGTAG